In Puntigrus tetrazona isolate hp1 chromosome 18, ASM1883169v1, whole genome shotgun sequence, one genomic interval encodes:
- the LOC122362804 gene encoding LOW QUALITY PROTEIN: C-Maf-inducing protein-like (The sequence of the model RefSeq protein was modified relative to this genomic sequence to represent the inferred CDS: inserted 2 bases in 1 codon), which yields MDFNGSGGGNELHNNQFYPSEESKPLLGEMSAQQPPPPPEGNNNHKAGPCSKRSLLHSSSGMRYKLLQEGDIQVCVVKHPRTFLSKLLTSKFLRRWEPHHLTLTDSSLVSATPTGYMEAPLSYSTIEDLQLLSWDNAPKYCVQLSFPGGTVLLQAANSYLRDQWFHSIQWKKKIYKYRKVLNNPSRWDVVLKEIRALVDMALTSPLQDESIHQAPLHIISTLLAENTNLSAQDHENIIVAIAPLLENNHPPPDLCEFFCKHCRERPRSMVVIEVFTPVVQRILKHNMDFGKCPRLRLFTQEYILALNELNAGMEVVKKFIHSMHGPTGQCPHPRVLPNLVAVCLAAIYSCYEEFINSRDNSPSLKKXPNGCQQQSERKPPMPLRLLRPEPPTPPPTTTLSPPPALPLSPPPSIVNSSEILVELERNNNTTNTLRKAPAEGDSEPNLIDCLLVSPALNALSIQLPAHADRVLGCFALILKMLSDYDDWRPALASLLQPIPFPKEALAHAKFTKELKYVIQRFAEDSRQEVHSCLLSVRSGKDGWFQLYSPGGVACDDDGELFASMVHILMGSCYKTKKFLLSLAENKLGPCMLLALRGNQTMVEILCLMLEYNIIENKDTQLQIISTLESTQVGLRMYEQLCDRQRELKELQRKGGPTRLTLPSKSTDADLARLLSSGSFGNLENLSLAFTNVTSACAEQLIKLPSLKQLNLWSTQFGDAGLRLLSEHLACLQVLNLCETPVTDAGLLSLSSMKSLCSLNMNSTKLTADTYEDLKAKLPNLKEVDVRYTEAW from the exons ATGGATTTTAACGGGAGCGGCGGGGGAAACGAGCTGCACAACAATCAGTTTTATCCGTCCGAAGAGAGCAAGCCTCTGCTGGGGGAAATGTCCGCACAgcagccgccgccgccgccggaGGGGAATAATAATCACAAAGCGGGGCCCTGCAGCAAGAGGAGCCTTCTACACAGCAGCAGCGGCATGAGATACAAACTGCTCCAGGAGGGGGACATCCAGGTGTGCGTGGTCAAGCACCCGCGGACCTTCCTCAGTAAGCTCCTCACCTCCAAATTTTTACGGAGGTGGGAGCCGCACCACCTCACCTTGACGGACAGCAGCCTGGTGTCTGCCACG CCCACAGGATACATGGAGGCCCCTCTGTCTTACAGCACTATCGAGGACCTACAGCTGTTATCCTGGGACAATGCCCCCAAATACTGTGTCCAGCTAAGCTTCCCCGGAGGGACAGTCCTCCTGCAG GCTGCTAACAGCTATCTACGGGACCAGTGGTTTCACTCGATACAGTGGAAG AAAAAGATCTACAAATACCGCAAGGTTCTGAATAACCCCAGCCGCTGGGACGTGGTTCTGAAGGAGATCAGGGCCCTGGTGGACATGGCCCTCACCTCACCCCTGCAGGACGAATCCATTCATCAGGCTCCACTGCACATCATCTCCACCCTGCTTGCTGAG AACACTAACCTCAGCGCTCAGGACCATGAGAACATCATTGTG GCCATCGCACCCCTGCTGGAGAATAACCACCCTCCCCCTGACCTGTGTGAATTCTTCTGCAAG CACTGTAGGGAGCGTCCTCGATCGATGGTGGTGATTGAAGTGTTCACTCCTGTGGTTCAGAGAATCCTCAAACACAACATG GACTTTGGGAAATGTCCCAGACTTCGTCTCTTTACTCAGGAGTATATTTTGGCTCTGAATGAGCTTAACGCTGGCATGGAAGTGGTCAAGAAGTTCATTCACAG CATGCATGGTCCCACCGGACAGTGCCCTCATCCTCGGGTTCTCCCCAATCTCGTGGCGGTGTGCCTGGCTGCCATCTACTCTTGCTACGAGGAGTTCATCAACAG tcGAGACAACTCTCCCAGTCTCAAGAA TCCAAACGGTTGTCAGCAGCAAAGTGAGAGGAAGCCGCCCATGCCTTTGCGTCTGCTGCGGCCTGAGCCGCCCACGCCACCCCCGACCACCACCCTGTCCCCGCCTCCAGCCCTGCCCCTCTCACCACCACCTTCCATCGTCAACTCCAGCGAGATCCTGGTAGAGCTAGAGCGCAACAATAACACCACCAACACACTGCGCAAGGCCCCTGCAGAAGGTGACAGCGAGCCCAACCTGATCGACTGTCTGCTGGTCAGCCCCGCGCTCAATGCCCTGTCCATTCAGCTGCCTGCCCACGCCGACAGAGTGCTGGGATGTTTCGCCCTAATCCTTAAGATGTT ATCAGACTATGATGACTGGAGACCAGCACTGGCCAGCCTGCTTCAACCAATCCCCTTTCCGAAAGA GGCCCTTGCACATGCCAAATTCACAAA AGAGCTGAAATATGTTATTCAGAGGTTTGCTGAAGATTCCAGACAAGAG GTCCACTCCTGTTTGCTCAGCGTGCGCTCTGGAAAAGACGGGTGGTTCCAGCTCTACAGTCCAGGAGGCGTAGCTTGCGATGATGACGGAGAGCTGTTTGCTAGCATG GTCCACATCCTCATGGGTTCCTGCTACAAGACAAAGAAATTTCTCCTGTCGCTGGCTGAAAATAAACTGGGACCCTGCATGCTCTTGGCCCTGCGGGGGAACCAGACCATGGTGGAG ATCCTGTGTTTGATGCTGGAGTACAACATCATAGAGAACAAGGACACTCAGCTACAGATCATCTCCACCCTGGAGAGCACCCAGGTCGGCCTGCGCATGTACGAGCAGCTGTGCGACAGACAGAGGGAGCTTAAAGAACTG CAAAGAAAAGGAGGCCCTACTCGACTCACTCTGCCCTCTAAATCTACG gATGCTGACTTGGCTCGTCTGCTGAGCTCTGGTTCTTTCGGCAATCTGGAGAACCTCAGCTTGGCGTTTACCAACGTCACCAGTGCCTGCGCCGAACAGCTCATCAAACTGCCATCCCTCAAACAACTCAACCTATGGTCCACCcag TTTGGAGATGCTGGGCTGCGTTTGCTATCGGAGCATTTGGCCTGTCTTCAGGTTTTGAACTTGTGTGAGACTCCAGTCACAGACGCTGGCCTGCTCTCCCTCAGCT CTATGAAAAGCCTGTGCAGTCTGAATATGAACAGTACTAAACTCACAGCGGACACATATGAGGACCTGAAG GCCAAACTACCCAACCTAAAGGAAGTGGACGTTCGCTACACGGAGGCGTGGTGA